The following proteins are encoded in a genomic region of Paenibacillus sp. FSL R7-0273:
- a CDS encoding PspA/IM30 family protein, translating into MNSIFNRITTLTKAAIHEGLNKLEDPVLLTGQYLRDLDDKIGSAESKQRELKVTASVLERRKAEYLVQADSSEAAAIQAMSEGNEPAARVAVEAKLRYLESVQETEAILEETLQALAALEVNLENAKAEHARLKAKRAELAERARKASEASKRAAQNSAASYSGAPVHGHVINAGAASRGFERMEDKINEWEAQAGQVAQPSAPAIDPALQGAVEAELARLRSKQSDSGK; encoded by the coding sequence ATGAACAGCATATTCAACCGGATTACAACCTTGACCAAGGCGGCCATTCACGAAGGACTTAACAAACTCGAAGACCCGGTTCTGCTGACCGGACAATATCTGCGGGACCTGGATGATAAAATCGGCAGCGCCGAAAGCAAGCAGCGTGAGCTTAAAGTAACAGCTAGCGTATTGGAGCGCCGCAAGGCGGAGTATCTGGTACAGGCGGACAGCAGCGAAGCAGCTGCAATCCAGGCAATGAGCGAAGGAAATGAGCCGGCAGCCAGAGTTGCTGTAGAGGCTAAGCTCCGTTATCTGGAAAGTGTGCAGGAAACCGAAGCCATTCTGGAAGAAACCCTGCAGGCACTGGCCGCGCTTGAGGTCAATCTGGAGAATGCCAAAGCAGAGCATGCCCGGCTGAAGGCCAAACGGGCAGAGCTGGCCGAACGTGCCCGCAAAGCATCCGAAGCAAGCAAACGCGCTGCACAGAACAGCGCAGCTTCCTACAGCGGAGCACCTGTACATGGTCACGTCATCAACGCCGGCGCTGCCTCCCGCGGCTTCGAGCGGATGGAAGACAAGATCAACGAATGGGAAGCACAGGCCGGGCAGGTTGCACAGCCTTCCGCTCCTGCCATCGATCCTGCACTGCAGGGTGCCGTGGAAGCCGAGCTGGCCCGTCTGCGCAGCAAGCAGTCGGATAGCGGGAAATAA
- a CDS encoding PspC domain-containing protein, with protein MKKLYRSTTDKMLTGLCGGLARHFNLDTTLVRLLVAAAAFFSFGTVLLLYIIASVIVPKESYTSFTDSFDHY; from the coding sequence ATGAAAAAATTGTACCGTTCCACCACAGACAAAATGCTTACAGGCTTATGCGGAGGGCTGGCACGCCACTTTAATCTGGATACCACCCTCGTGAGGCTACTGGTTGCTGCTGCTGCATTCTTCAGCTTCGGCACTGTCCTTCTCCTCTACATTATCGCTAGCGTGATTGTTCCAAAAGAATCTTACACGAGCTTCACAGACAGCTTCGACCACTATTAA
- a CDS encoding YfbR-like 5'-deoxynucleotidase: MGIHKYFRSLNELERIIRCPGKFKFEEHSVAAHSWKVVQYAKTLADIEEKNGAVIDWKKLYEITSSHDYGEIFIGDIKTPVKHSSLQLRSLIQQVEEGMIHNFIEEHIPEEFKSIFVQQLREGKDESLEGLILEVADKMDQVYEAFAEMQRGNTEKEFVVMYRNALIKIKNIDLKCVEYFLAEILPDMVNEETLSPVDIRRITEEALAL, encoded by the coding sequence GTGGGGATTCATAAGTATTTTCGTTCATTAAATGAGCTGGAGCGGATTATCCGTTGTCCGGGGAAATTCAAATTTGAGGAGCATAGTGTAGCCGCCCATTCCTGGAAGGTCGTGCAATATGCCAAAACGCTGGCCGATATCGAGGAGAAGAACGGTGCGGTGATCGATTGGAAAAAGCTGTACGAGATTACAAGCAGCCATGATTACGGTGAGATTTTTATCGGAGACATCAAAACGCCGGTGAAACATTCCTCGCTGCAGCTGCGGTCGCTGATCCAGCAGGTTGAGGAAGGGATGATCCACAACTTTATTGAGGAGCATATCCCGGAGGAGTTCAAAAGCATCTTCGTCCAGCAGCTGCGGGAAGGCAAGGATGAGTCGCTCGAGGGCCTGATTCTTGAGGTTGCGGATAAAATGGACCAGGTGTATGAGGCGTTTGCGGAAATGCAGCGGGGCAACACGGAGAAGGAGTTTGTGGTTATGTACCGTAACGCGCTGATCAAGATCAAGAACATTGACCTGAAATGCGTGGAGTATTTCCTGGCAGAGATTCTGCCGGATATGGTGAATGAGGAGACGCTGTCTCCGGTGGATATCAGAAGAATTACAGAAGAGGCACTGGCTCTGTAG
- a CDS encoding CPBP family intramembrane glutamic endopeptidase, whose amino-acid sequence MLTALITAVFIAFSFKIVERLTGLFSKRHIRFAVYYWGALLIAASLFIKDNYVYSLPYNFLAVLPLCLIIQLTNGLIARRSGYSPQGRFNTLNFVITYPILEEIAFRGLALPVLARHESFGALSGLELGYGLIPQLSLAVIITAVLFAVSHLQYYRLNAESIRFMVFALSGGLFFGLVAQATESILLTILMHISFNASAALYSYNKTKPAK is encoded by the coding sequence ATGCTAACTGCACTAATCACCGCTGTATTTATAGCGTTTTCATTCAAAATCGTTGAACGGCTCACCGGACTTTTCAGCAAGCGCCACATACGGTTTGCCGTTTATTATTGGGGTGCCCTGCTGATTGCCGCCAGTCTGTTCATCAAGGACAATTATGTCTATAGCCTGCCGTATAATTTCCTCGCCGTACTGCCGCTGTGTCTGATCATCCAGCTCACCAATGGACTGATAGCAAGACGCTCGGGCTATTCGCCCCAAGGCCGCTTCAATACCCTAAATTTTGTTATCACCTATCCTATACTTGAGGAGATTGCCTTCCGGGGACTGGCGCTGCCTGTGCTTGCCCGTCATGAAAGCTTTGGCGCCTTGTCCGGACTGGAGCTTGGCTATGGCCTGATACCGCAGCTGAGTCTGGCGGTGATTATTACGGCCGTTCTTTTCGCTGTCTCCCACCTGCAGTACTATAGGCTCAATGCCGAAAGCATCCGGTTCATGGTGTTTGCACTGAGCGGCGGACTGTTCTTCGGGCTTGTTGCCCAGGCGACAGAGTCCATTCTGTTAACTATTTTAATGCATATTTCGTTTAACGCTTCCGCGGCCCTGTACTCCTATAATAAGACAAAGCCGGCTAAATAA
- a CDS encoding zinc ribbon domain-containing protein yields the protein MSFFDKFKAGVSEAGNKAKTVVEVNRLKLQNSGKQSEIDKQYQSMGKLLFEATLQGSALQADAYAVNMNRILALKAEIEANLEQISALGDVKICKGCNSSVPADTRFCPNCGHTFEAPREP from the coding sequence ATGAGTTTTTTTGATAAGTTCAAAGCAGGGGTAAGCGAGGCGGGCAACAAAGCCAAGACTGTCGTAGAGGTAAACCGTCTCAAATTGCAGAACAGCGGCAAGCAGAGTGAAATCGACAAGCAGTACCAGAGCATGGGCAAACTGCTGTTTGAAGCTACTCTCCAGGGCTCGGCGCTGCAGGCGGATGCTTATGCGGTAAATATGAACCGTATTCTTGCGCTAAAAGCCGAAATTGAAGCCAACCTGGAGCAGATCTCCGCGCTCGGTGATGTGAAAATATGCAAGGGCTGCAACAGCAGTGTACCGGCGGATACTCGGTTCTGTCCGAACTGCGGGCATACGTTTGAGGCTCCGCGGGAGCCGTAA
- a CDS encoding methyltransferase domain-containing protein, with the protein MNTTAAFSASIEACLHYSRMPWGRLFYLTAWDQIDPFLTGGAQSILDIGSGFGISSNEYSRQGHTVTGVEPTPEMVAIAAKNGPDVRYINDSFEQAAGGLGTFGWSFCHNILEYTEDPQRFLGMIAGCQQAGGYLSLIAHNPAAKVMKKAILNKDPDSALAAIGSSQEYSGIIKTDITVYSYEQLAEWLSSAGYELKGHFGIHNLYGYITDNEVKQDEDWHNRMVQLELAVGRQSPYRDIAVFTHIIARKI; encoded by the coding sequence GTGAACACAACAGCCGCCTTTTCAGCATCAATTGAAGCCTGTTTGCACTACAGCCGGATGCCGTGGGGGAGATTGTTTTACCTGACAGCGTGGGACCAGATTGACCCGTTCCTGACCGGTGGAGCCCAGTCTATCCTGGACATCGGCAGCGGCTTTGGCATTTCAAGCAATGAGTATAGCAGACAAGGACATACAGTGACTGGTGTAGAGCCGACGCCGGAGATGGTTGCCATCGCAGCTAAGAACGGGCCGGATGTCCGCTACATAAATGATTCGTTTGAGCAGGCGGCCGGCGGGCTTGGGACGTTCGGGTGGAGCTTTTGCCACAATATTCTTGAATATACGGAAGATCCGCAGCGGTTTCTCGGGATGATTGCCGGTTGCCAGCAGGCTGGCGGTTACCTGTCGCTGATTGCCCATAATCCGGCAGCCAAGGTGATGAAAAAGGCTATCCTGAACAAGGACCCGGACAGCGCACTGGCCGCCATCGGCAGCAGTCAGGAGTACAGCGGAATTATTAAAACGGACATTACGGTTTATTCCTATGAGCAGCTGGCGGAGTGGCTAAGCAGCGCAGGCTATGAGCTTAAAGGGCATTTTGGCATACATAACCTATACGGATATATTACCGACAATGAAGTGAAGCAGGATGAGGACTGGCATAACCGGATGGTGCAGCTGGAGCTGGCGGTCGGCAGGCAGAGCCCGTACAGGGACATTGCTGTTTTTACACATATAATTGCCAGGAAGATTTAG
- a CDS encoding phosphotransferase-like protein — MIEQMEDRQNSRLIPVATEYFYHRLVAVFADKGINLVLDHVIHDEFTRADFAESLAGYPVLRVGVHCPPEELARRERERGDRRIGQALEQLAFVHKEEVYDVEVDTFAESVESCVARIIQAMQATGY; from the coding sequence GTGATTGAGCAGATGGAGGACCGGCAGAATAGCCGGCTGATACCGGTCGCTACCGAGTATTTCTATCACCGGTTGGTTGCGGTGTTTGCGGATAAAGGGATTAATCTCGTGCTGGATCATGTGATTCATGATGAATTCACCAGAGCAGATTTTGCGGAAAGCCTGGCCGGGTATCCGGTGCTGCGGGTCGGTGTCCATTGTCCGCCGGAAGAGCTTGCGCGCAGAGAACGGGAACGGGGAGACCGGCGGATCGGGCAGGCACTGGAGCAGCTGGCGTTTGTCCATAAGGAAGAAGTGTATGATGTTGAGGTGGATACTTTTGCTGAGAGTGTGGAGTCTTGTGTGGCAAGAATTATACAGGCTATGCAAGCAACCGGCTATTGA
- a CDS encoding MerR family transcriptional regulator: MGYTIGQFAGMLQVSKKTLRYYRDIGLLEPAGIDPDNGYAFYEDGQRERMKHIQYLRRLRFSLEDIRMLLDAEPGLWTGSVQARLTAVRSEGRLLSVIEQELLALQTRISNGKELFKPMEISTAYKVDVFEMKDPLYIIGCAAKVPYNNYEEKQRIIEQLISNFYGNDVTERIPHQAVPSTCFGLVCECEPDMSSGTYMMGMQVTGLSEIPGGMRSFTLPAGLYARVAFQAVDKEILTNSALEGAYDHLYSKWLPESEYTMTDTLAAELYADEHMEVPVSPGMELWQWVTRK; encoded by the coding sequence ATGGGTTACACAATCGGGCAGTTTGCAGGAATGCTTCAGGTATCCAAAAAAACGCTAAGGTACTACAGGGACATCGGACTTCTGGAGCCGGCGGGCATTGATCCGGACAACGGTTATGCCTTCTATGAAGACGGGCAGCGTGAGCGGATGAAGCATATTCAATATCTTCGGAGGCTGCGCTTTTCCCTTGAGGACATTCGGATGCTTTTGGATGCTGAGCCAGGGTTGTGGACCGGGTCCGTTCAGGCGCGTCTGACAGCAGTACGATCGGAGGGACGCCTCCTATCCGTCATCGAGCAGGAACTTCTCGCTCTCCAAACAAGAATCAGCAACGGAAAGGAGCTGTTTAAGCCGATGGAAATTTCAACAGCGTACAAAGTGGATGTATTTGAAATGAAGGACCCGCTCTATATTATTGGCTGTGCTGCAAAGGTGCCCTACAACAATTATGAGGAAAAGCAGCGGATTATTGAGCAGCTGATCAGCAATTTCTATGGTAACGATGTGACCGAGAGGATACCGCATCAGGCGGTGCCTTCCACATGCTTTGGACTTGTATGTGAATGCGAACCGGATATGAGCTCAGGAACCTACATGATGGGTATGCAGGTTACGGGCTTGAGTGAAATTCCGGGGGGGATGAGGAGCTTTACCCTTCCTGCGGGATTGTATGCACGGGTGGCCTTTCAGGCCGTTGACAAGGAAATACTCACCAACTCTGCATTGGAGGGTGCATATGACCATCTTTACAGCAAATGGCTGCCGGAATCGGAATATACCATGACGGATACTTTGGCTGCTGAGCTTTATGCGGATGAGCATATGGAGGTGCCGGTTTCACCCGGAATGGAGCTTTGGCAATGGGTAACGCGTAAGTAA
- a CDS encoding DUF3999 family protein, with translation MRRHNRSRRDRTLIKSSAALLLLGVLGPFALFPGQPLSASADGVTGGADAHPEWKYSKVIKLPEQTPYGELYLDPEVYAGAADDLRDLRIVDNTGTFIPFYKESSEELSEEQLIAYSATLIHSAKKDANTLFDYKVTPLAENVDVLGNRLDFGLPGVNFLLHTRLLGSYDGVAWEPLAEEDLYNVNGRVQSSIELGASYRYGYYRLIAENNVGNLTFPSLTLLRTTRVTHTDHFTQEQDAVYDIQQKDRQTEIIIQNPDQLNISGLQLEIGGSGSFTRRFELYDGEGSMLAVSGSGELYRLDFKDTEIASTSIIPDGASSAFPLRIVIYNQDDAPLPVEGLKLEYLLDRLVFAAEGGQPLRLLYGNAEAAAPQYDIVNFKDYIAGEGKMLAGLGTAELRQSPAADTAQTSWFQGKTGFNIVIIAVSLLLIVFLARKLGRK, from the coding sequence ATGCGCAGACACAACCGGAGCAGACGGGACAGGACTCTGATCAAGAGTAGCGCCGCACTCCTGCTGCTCGGCGTGCTCGGTCCGTTTGCCCTATTCCCCGGGCAGCCTCTGTCTGCCTCGGCTGACGGAGTTACCGGCGGGGCTGATGCGCATCCTGAATGGAAGTACTCCAAGGTAATCAAGCTTCCGGAACAGACTCCCTACGGGGAGCTGTACCTTGATCCGGAGGTCTATGCAGGCGCAGCGGATGATCTGCGCGACCTGCGGATCGTAGACAATACAGGCACCTTTATTCCTTTTTATAAGGAAAGCAGCGAAGAATTATCGGAGGAACAGCTTATAGCCTACTCCGCTACGCTGATTCACAGCGCCAAAAAGGACGCCAACACCCTCTTCGATTACAAGGTAACACCTCTGGCTGAGAATGTTGACGTTCTGGGCAACAGACTGGATTTCGGGCTGCCGGGCGTTAACTTTCTGCTTCATACACGGCTACTCGGCAGCTATGACGGTGTGGCCTGGGAGCCCTTGGCGGAAGAGGATTTGTATAATGTAAACGGGCGTGTACAGAGCAGCATTGAGCTGGGCGCAAGCTATAGATACGGCTATTACCGGCTGATCGCCGAGAACAATGTGGGGAATCTGACCTTTCCTTCCCTTACCCTGCTGCGGACCACCCGTGTGACGCATACGGATCATTTCACTCAGGAGCAGGATGCGGTTTATGACATTCAGCAAAAGGACCGGCAGACGGAAATTATCATCCAGAATCCGGACCAGCTGAACATCTCTGGCCTGCAGCTGGAGATTGGCGGCAGCGGCAGCTTTACCCGCCGGTTCGAGCTTTATGACGGTGAAGGCAGCATGCTTGCCGTATCAGGCAGCGGAGAATTATACCGGCTGGACTTTAAGGATACTGAAATTGCTTCCACATCTATTATTCCTGACGGTGCTTCATCTGCCTTCCCGCTGCGGATCGTCATCTATAACCAGGATGACGCACCGCTGCCGGTTGAGGGGCTTAAGCTTGAATATCTGCTGGACCGGCTTGTTTTCGCTGCTGAAGGCGGGCAGCCGCTGCGCCTGCTCTACGGTAATGCAGAAGCCGCTGCACCGCAATATGATATTGTAAACTTCAAGGATTACATTGCCGGTGAAGGCAAAATGCTGGCCGGACTCGGGACGGCTGAGCTGCGGCAGTCACCTGCAGCGGATACTGCGCAGACCAGCTGGTTCCAGGGCAAGACCGGGTTCAACATCGTGATCATTGCCGTGTCTCTGCTGCTGATTGTCTTCCTGGCCAGAAAATTGGGACGGAAGTAG
- a CDS encoding DUF2339 domain-containing protein yields MEHFKERLRSIKEQQDTLSAEYRDLVKAYEGSDLVNENELLKRKAAAVEQALAEAETQQARLKQENAELRTALTEQILDEKLGILKLSRQKLHTYFAGQSAGQHNRLTAFEVRTRQRIAEMYRTAERLLSSDREQMRRMLDELSVRLSEGIHRQREALRAAEQPLAAEMDSRLDDFAEEGVSEETIQRRRRQNRIEMKIGLNWINWLGILLLILAVGAGFKYTYSNWFSGYMKGSAFFLLGALMLGGGEWLFRRGRGTFALGLLGGGISVLYGSVFYSYFLLEIIGIYTGLGLSVLITLTAVLLSLRYESRTICSLGLAGGYLPLFSYIGAFGLEGSAVYAAMGYLFLLNLLILIISLRKRWIVVNYISFLFNTPSMLLLIVLCDSHGISMFYSLLTFAMYLGMTLWYPFKFRTKLSWWDFALLACNTLTSCLVLYVLFINAGLGAYKGALALVFCLMYLGLGLMLEKRMAQEKESMVLFYSTALTFAVLMIPFQFGAVWWSIGWLIEAVVLTVYGHLQRVKAVERTGWGILLLSLGIFFFVDVLVQSSSAAPLIFYDNSYFALKYTFITAGLLIVAFLYAIRHTDREVVLTSTPADIQIGIWFKYAAVANLYAYLIYEAMHLYDLYVPEEFTRASFYRLLLAALLTLGLAYVLPRIKVLYDPVIGYMVYFLYAVGYIIAVGLTFGQHTLQADFSDNTAADYIAFGLLLLFNVFVWLNGGRLLKVLLRRNYNNAELYPVIMGIYLLAVVTAFLGVQLRQTDGGLVYSITYLLLAVLFIMFGFRQRYVYIRRFGLGLTLLATGKLLLYDLTLLGTGSKIIAYFSFGLCLLGISYLYQRVSARMEEAYAQTQPEQTGQDSDQE; encoded by the coding sequence ATGGAGCACTTTAAAGAGCGTCTGAGGTCCATAAAGGAACAGCAGGATACACTGTCTGCTGAATACCGTGACTTGGTCAAAGCCTATGAGGGCAGCGATCTGGTTAACGAAAATGAGCTGCTCAAAAGAAAAGCAGCGGCAGTGGAACAGGCCCTGGCCGAGGCCGAGACACAGCAGGCCAGGCTGAAGCAGGAAAACGCCGAGCTGCGCACGGCGCTGACCGAGCAGATTCTGGATGAGAAGCTGGGCATCCTCAAGCTGTCCCGGCAGAAGCTGCACACGTATTTTGCCGGGCAGAGCGCAGGCCAGCATAACCGGCTGACCGCGTTCGAGGTGCGGACCAGGCAGCGGATCGCCGAAATGTACCGCACGGCAGAGCGGCTGCTCAGCAGTGACCGCGAGCAGATGCGCAGAATGCTGGATGAGCTGTCCGTCAGGCTGAGCGAAGGCATTCACCGCCAGCGGGAGGCCCTGCGGGCGGCAGAGCAGCCGCTGGCGGCAGAGATGGACAGCCGGCTGGATGACTTCGCTGAAGAGGGAGTCAGCGAGGAGACCATACAGCGGCGGCGCCGGCAGAACCGGATCGAGATGAAGATCGGGCTGAACTGGATCAACTGGCTGGGCATCCTGCTGCTGATTCTGGCAGTCGGTGCGGGCTTCAAGTACACCTATTCTAACTGGTTCAGCGGCTATATGAAGGGCAGCGCCTTTTTCCTGCTCGGCGCCTTAATGCTGGGCGGCGGGGAATGGCTGTTCCGCAGAGGCCGGGGCACCTTTGCCCTCGGATTGCTGGGCGGCGGGATTTCCGTACTGTACGGCTCTGTGTTTTACAGTTATTTTCTGCTGGAGATTATCGGTATTTATACCGGTCTGGGCTTATCCGTGCTCATTACGCTTACGGCGGTGCTGCTGTCGCTCCGTTATGAGTCAAGGACAATCTGCTCGCTGGGGCTGGCCGGGGGGTATCTTCCGCTCTTTTCCTATATAGGCGCGTTTGGTCTGGAAGGCTCTGCCGTCTATGCAGCTATGGGTTATCTGTTCCTGCTGAATCTGCTGATCCTGATCATCTCGCTGCGCAAGCGGTGGATTGTGGTCAATTACATCAGCTTTTTGTTCAACACGCCTTCAATGCTGCTGCTGATCGTCTTGTGCGACAGTCACGGCATAAGCATGTTCTATTCACTTCTGACCTTTGCCATGTATCTGGGCATGACACTGTGGTATCCGTTCAAGTTCCGGACCAAGCTGTCCTGGTGGGACTTCGCGCTGCTTGCCTGCAACACGCTTACCAGCTGTCTCGTTCTATATGTGCTGTTCATTAATGCGGGTCTCGGTGCTTACAAAGGGGCACTTGCCCTGGTCTTCTGCCTGATGTATCTGGGTCTCGGGCTAATGCTGGAGAAACGTATGGCCCAGGAAAAAGAAAGCATGGTGCTCTTCTACTCTACCGCGCTCACCTTCGCCGTCCTGATGATTCCGTTCCAGTTCGGCGCCGTGTGGTGGTCGATCGGCTGGCTGATCGAAGCGGTTGTGCTGACGGTATACGGCCATTTGCAGCGCGTCAAGGCTGTAGAACGGACCGGCTGGGGTATTCTGCTGCTCTCACTGGGCATTTTCTTCTTCGTCGATGTGCTGGTACAGTCGTCGTCCGCCGCTCCGCTGATTTTCTATGACAATTCGTATTTTGCGCTAAAATACACCTTTATCACGGCAGGTCTGCTCATCGTCGCCTTTCTCTATGCGATCCGGCATACTGACCGTGAGGTTGTACTGACCAGCACTCCTGCCGATATCCAAATTGGAATCTGGTTCAAATATGCGGCTGTTGCGAACCTGTATGCCTACCTCATCTATGAGGCTATGCATCTTTACGATCTGTATGTGCCGGAGGAATTCACCAGGGCTTCGTTCTACAGGCTGCTACTGGCTGCGCTGCTGACGCTGGGACTCGCTTATGTGCTCCCGCGGATCAAGGTCCTGTACGATCCTGTGATCGGTTATATGGTTTATTTCCTCTATGCGGTCGGATATATTATCGCAGTGGGACTTACCTTCGGCCAGCATACCCTGCAGGCGGACTTCAGTGATAATACAGCCGCGGATTATATAGCCTTCGGACTGCTGCTGCTGTTCAATGTGTTCGTCTGGCTGAACGGCGGGCGGCTCCTCAAGGTACTGCTCAGACGGAATTACAACAATGCCGAGCTGTATCCGGTCATCATGGGCATCTATCTGCTGGCCGTCGTTACTGCCTTCCTCGGGGTACAGCTGCGGCAGACAGACGGCGGGCTGGTGTACAGCATCACTTACCTGCTGCTGGCTGTGCTGTTCATCATGTTCGGCTTCCGCCAACGGTATGTGTATATCCGGCGCTTCGGGCTTGGACTGACGCTGCTGGCTACCGGCAAGCTGCTGCTCTACGATCTCACGCTGCTCGGCACCGGCAGCAAAATCATCGCCTATTTCAGCTTCGGCCTCTGCCTGCTGGGCATCTCTTATCTGTATCAGCGGGTATCGGCCAGAATGGAGGAAGCTTATGCGCAGACACAACCGGAGCAGACGGGACAGGACTCTGATCAAGAGTAG
- a CDS encoding Cof-type HAD-IIB family hydrolase, with protein sequence MLKLVVTDMDGTFLNDSGTFDTALFDEVYGEMQRNNIAFAACTGKQCERVEELFRGRGQGIWILGDSAARIKQDGVLVKEFTLDRALASQAITLIGSFADDLILIACTSEGAFVSSEISEEAFNLVRHSYANLRRTDSFHMVTGEFIKLTVFDASGRSTLIRQHIEESLLGQIYIVDSEPRWVDITARGTHKGETVRRLQEMLGITKEETMSFGDGENDIELMAAAKYSFAMSNACENTKQSASFITKSNEQNGVLLTIRKMMELQNGMPV encoded by the coding sequence ATGCTGAAGCTGGTTGTTACAGACATGGACGGGACTTTTTTGAATGATAGCGGAACCTTTGATACGGCACTGTTCGATGAGGTGTACGGGGAGATGCAGAGGAACAATATTGCTTTTGCGGCCTGCACGGGCAAGCAGTGTGAACGCGTTGAGGAGCTGTTCCGCGGACGCGGGCAGGGCATATGGATTCTGGGAGACAGCGCCGCACGCATCAAGCAGGACGGGGTGCTGGTCAAGGAATTTACGCTGGACCGGGCGCTGGCATCACAGGCGATTACACTTATCGGGTCGTTTGCCGATGATCTGATTCTGATTGCCTGCACGAGCGAGGGCGCTTTTGTCAGCAGCGAGATTTCGGAGGAGGCCTTCAATCTTGTGCGGCATTCTTATGCGAACTTGCGCAGAACGGATTCTTTTCACATGGTGACAGGGGAGTTCATTAAGCTTACAGTCTTTGATGCTTCCGGCCGGAGCACGCTGATCAGACAGCATATCGAAGAAAGCCTGCTTGGGCAGATCTATATCGTTGATTCTGAACCGCGATGGGTGGACATTACAGCCCGCGGTACTCATAAGGGGGAGACGGTCAGACGGCTGCAGGAGATGCTGGGTATTACGAAGGAAGAGACCATGTCTTTTGGCGACGGGGAGAATGATATCGAGCTGATGGCCGCGGCCAAATACAGCTTCGCCATGAGCAACGCTTGCGAGAATACGAAGCAATCCGCCAGCTTCATTACAAAGTCGAACGAACAGAACGGTGTCCTGCTGACGATCCGTAAAATGATGGAGCTGCAGAACGGAATGCCGGTGTAG